A genomic stretch from bacterium includes:
- a CDS encoding RNA chaperone Hfq produces APRAAAPAPAAADARRKPTPPEKTHAEEYYFVKQMNAKTPMVVALVDGEVLRGWIEWYDEECVKLNRTDAPNLLLYKRHVKYIYKDPEAPAAE; encoded by the coding sequence CGCGCCGCGCGCCGCCGCGCCGGCGCCGGCCGCCGCGGACGCCCGGCGCAAGCCGACGCCGCCCGAGAAGACCCACGCCGAGGAGTACTACTTCGTCAAGCAGATGAACGCGAAGACCCCGATGGTCGTCGCGCTCGTGGACGGCGAGGTCCTGCGCGGCTGGATCGAGTGGTACGACGAAGAGTGCGTCAAGCTGAACCGCACGGACGCGCCGAACCTGCTGCTCTACAAGCGGCACGTCAAGTACATCTACAAGGATCCCGAGGCCCCGGCGGCGGAATGA